CCCTTAATAAGTAATATACATGAATTCTTGAATACTTGTAGAGGAAAAACTCATCATCAACTTGCCAGGCAGCTGAATATTTAAATGACAAGCGGAGCATCTACCTGATTGATCCGACATCAAGTCCTTTAGAAATAATAAGCTTTTCTGATCggttatcaaaaaaatgaaaaaaatgaagttatCCAAGAATGCGTTCAACCAGATCCACCAGATCCAAGGCAGAGACTAACAATGAGGGACGTTGTTTCTATCTGAGTTCCTCCATCGTTGTTCGATCTGACCAAGGAGAATGCACCGCCGTTCGATCTGACCTCCATCCCCTTCGAATCCAAGCCATCGCCGTTCGATCTAACCTCCATCGCCGTCTCCATCGCCGTTCGATCTTACCTCCATCCCTTTCGAATCCAAGTCATCGCCGTTCGTCCCTTTCGAATCCAAGCCATCGCCGTCTCCATCGCCGTTCGATCTGACCTCCATCCCCTTTGAATCCAAGCCATCGCCGTTCGATCTAACCTCCATCGCCGTCTCCATTGCCGTTCGATCTTACCTCCATCCCTTTCGAATGCAAGTCATCGTCGTTCGATCTGACCTCCATCGCCGTCTCCATCGCCATTCGATCTGAACTCAAACGCTGTTCGATCAAGGAGAATACGCCGCCGTTTGATCTGTTTCAgcaaatcaaataatttttattttactgttCACGATGTTGTGATATTTTctggtgggtttgttgtttggCTTTGAAACCTTCCTCTCTCATATCTCTATTCCCTTGGTCAAGCTTTGCCGATCCTCCCCTTAGGTGCTGCCAATGTATATACAGTGACTTTGTGGGAGTGAGATCTTGGATgttgaaaatcaaaactttaGAAATTAAGTGCTGAAAATTGTTGATTCTCCCTGTTGTCATGTTGTAAATTGTGTTTTGCtttgattttaataaatttcttagTTCAGGcacaaaaaaataagtataaggaagaagacgaagaacTCTCTCTCATGGTTTTGCTTCATTTGATTTGTATTAATTTTCTGGGTGTATCTTCTTCATGATTGTgcatgttcttcatgtttgtgAATGATGAGGAATCAATATcatattttaatcttgtttttctcttgttatttttgtttttcttgttttgggaggagagagacataaaatgggTGTAAAAAGACTTATTTATCCCTcttttttaacagaggtgggttacggcacATAAACGGTGAcaatcacaggtgggtaaagtgtcaaaatttgaaccacgggtaggcacatagaattagaggtaaaccacaggtgggtaaagtgtaattatcccaaaaaaaaaaaaaaaactacatcaaGCTCAAGAACccaatatatgaaaataaaacgTAAAATATTTGGTAACATGTAGATATATGATTAATTTTAGaagaaatatgaatttaattgcTTAAATCAACAACTTAAaagataaatatttataatatttaaaataataaatgagagAAAGCAATTGAGTTCAGAGCATTCAAATTTggaattgtaaataaatatcttttttatacTCTAAAATGCTACTTTAtctactttagtaactcctttaACAATATACCAAACatcttatttcttatttttacatacaagcctataaaacaatataaactataaaaacaaataatataaaaaataaaataaaaactattcatctctctcttcccttttcctctatgtctctctctctccacaacaaccaaaaacactAGCCACCCACAACTAAAACACCAACCACCATCAAACTAACCACCCACCACTGAAACACCAAACAACCAACCACCACACTAAAATCCCAAATCTAAACCCATATTAGCTAGCCAAACCCAAAGGtcccaaacccaaaccaaaatcacacccACCAAACAAATCACAACCAAACCACTTAGCCAATTGCCACCGCCACCATAGTATTGCTGATCCATTACCACCAAAAATcatgagattgagaaagagttaggaatgagagaaagagatttgAGAGAGTACAGAGAGTTGGAGagtgagagggagagggagagagaagagagagagtccAAAAATGAGAAGAGATAGaagatagaagagagagagagtttgaaagtgataggggtatttttgacaaaagTAATTGATTTATAAGCAGAAATCTAGGAGAGCAGACGACCTGTATGAGACCATCAGTTTCACAAAAAGATGACGAAGGCTTCGGAAAGACAATAATAGAGGTGATGTACCCTTAATAAATTGATAGTACTTTCAATGGATGATGCCACCGCAAAAGCCGACGAATACATCTCCCCCACAAACCAACGGGAGAACCTGAAGTGACGAGTGACCATAAGGCCAACGAAGTGGAGAAGCTAACAGGTCCTACGTGGCCTTGCTTTGCCCTCACGAATACTCATGTATGGAAATATCTTGCACATCACGCACAAAGACCCTATCACGTTCTCTTATCTTCCCCATATGGAAAGACACCCtagaatcttggaaaccctaataTTAGATCCCCTCTACAAGGAAAGATCCCTACTTTTGAGGGATGTTGGTTCACTGCTCGCCACTATATAAGCACTAGACCTCCTCTTTTCTCAGGTACGCAGAAAATCCCTAAACCACACCGGTGTCTTTTGCTTGGTCCTCTAATTCTTGTTCCACAGGTACCCATTGGCGTGATTCAGAACCTACAACTCACTGACAATTTCAGCACATCATCAAAAAGTATCAGAAGAAAGGGAaaacagaagagagagagaaagagagaaagaaagagagagagagagtaaataaaataatatttttttagtttttacatacATGCTACAATGATTCCTATATATACAAACTTACTGTTCACAATTTAGCAATACCCACAAGGTAAAACTCAATTTGAGCATATGTGGTTGTAAAGTAGCAATTTAGGGAGTTTTACACTTCCCAATGCTAATTCCCAGACATtatgttatataataaaagagtAATTATTCTCATAAAATAGGTGGGGTACTTAAAAGATTTGACACTTAGGACAATTGCATAATACTTTCATAGCCAATTGTTGGAGGCAATTGCACATGAATTTAGGGCAATGGGTCACGTTTATACTCATAAGCGATGCATAATGCAGTTGGTGTATGTTCCAAGCACTTGAAAAATAATTCTGTTCTAGAGGAAGCTTGGAATATTTAGGAATGAGTATTGCTGAGAAAAGGCTAAGGGGTAATGTGAGCAGGGTATAACATAGAAGATAaactattttatgaaaataatcattattattattatttttgaatattatgattattatcttctaagtttttttttttttttcctttaaagttctcttaaaagaagttttttttttttttaagaaattaaatcaatattttttttctaaattaatcATATATTTGCGTGATACCATATTTGTAGAGTTTGACTTCATTCCAATAGTTTTAAGACATATGTTAGTTTTGCGATGGTcatttcacaagtataagtgtttgtggggtgtggaaGGCAAGaaccggggttcaagtctctaagagggagcttcacacatatatacacttagattaagttagagtaaaatttctatcttatattaaaaaGACATATGTTAGTCTCGTGGCCCATCTTGTATTCCTCTTGTTCGCAAGAGGAAAGCCTCGccatattttacattttaatttcatatatttagTTCTTAAGTCTGGCATAGTTAGCATGAAAAAAGGTAGTAAATTGTATTTAAATTCGAggatttttatttgaatatattACATAATAAATTCATGCATCCATTATACTTTTAAAATTACTCatctataatttttcttttactctattttacaaagatgatattttatattctttttatttttttggtattgaattcaaaaaagaaatcatatgTTTCATtattaaacaataaataaataaataattctgcTTGATAACTTTGTCTCCAAAGAAAGCCCACAAGGATGAGAAGGCGGATTCGTAAGTTTGGGCCTGGGCATAGCACCTGTTTTAACTTTAGAAGGGATCGGTGCGTGAGTTCCACATCGCAAAgaaacagtaaaatgaaagcgTTTATATACAACACGCGGAGATATCCAATAAAATTGGAACGATACAGAGAAGATCTGGGGCTGGCAATTCCACCtttgataattcaaaaataataaattttactttgTTGTGTGACCCACGGATTGACTTGgtacagttttttattttatttttattttttttccttcaaccccAATATCCAAACTCTACTAACccagtaaaaaaataaaaaaataaaaaaaaataaaaagagaaaagaaaagaaagcagcaaacccagaaacccaatgtggaaaaaaaaaaaaaaaaaaaaaaaaaaagaccggACCGATTTGACTACTCACATGTTGTGGGTCTCTCAAATATGTGTGTATTTATCAAAATGCCACTTGgtgcagttttttattttatttctattttttttccttgaaccCCCAATACCCAAACTAAACTaacccaataaaaaattttaaaaaaaaaatatgagaaaagaaaagaaagcaaacccagaaacccaatgtgaaaaaagaaaaaaaaaaaagaccggACCGATTTGACTACTCACATGTTGTGGGTCTCTCAAATATGTGTGTATTTATCAAAATGTCatcataactctgttttcataactcaaaaatacctaaaagttgttttcaatttttataactcatcactcaaaaattagaaaattaaattataaaaataaaaaccgaaAACAAATCTAAGCAAACCATAGTCCTGCGCATGGATGACACGCATAAACCGAGAAATGggccaaaaaaatatttccttctctttttgGCCCTTAGTCTAGCCACAGAGTTTTACGACAATACCCTTGTCTTCAACCACGTAGCTTTTCAACTATGGAGTGAGTGACACAGATCCATACCCACTAGACCTATTTAGCCCCAAACTTCAAAATTCATCATACAAGGTAATACTCCAATCTGGGATgtgggtttaaactttaaaagaCAAATTTGCAgtcttttgagttttttttttttttgaagaaaggTTTggggttgggtttgtgtttgtgtttgtgtttgtgtttgtgctcAAATTTGAGCCTTGATGGTACTACGTGACCGAATGCAATTCTTGATAAGCTGCCGGTTGGTGTATGGAGTCGGTTCTTTTCCCAAGCATACCAGCTATTTGATGAAATGATTGTGAGAGTCCTAAATGTGATATTTGGTCTTATGCTTCTCAAAAATGAACTGGGTTTTGCTTATAATATAGCTCATTGCTAGGTTTTAGGGGTCAAACTGATGGTACTATGTGGCTGAGTGCAATTCTGGGTAAGCTGCCGGTTGGGGCAAGGGGTGGTTCTTTGTTAGATGAAATGATTGTGTAGTCTTgaatgtgatttttggttttattcttCTGAGAAATGAACTGCGTTTGCTTAGAATCTAGCTCATTGTTAGGTTTTAGGGATCAAATACCtgtttgtgtgtgtgcgcgcgcgcgctTTTTAGTTATCATTTTTCGGTGTGTAAATTTGAAGACAACTCAGTCATGAACTGGTGATTGCAGGGATAATTTCTTGATAGTAATCAAACATGCCGCATAGAACCCGACCTATGACTGCCCTTTTGGTATTTACTGGACTCAATGTCGCTCTGGTTTCAACCATTACACCTGTCTATGATTTCGTGTGCTTTCTTCCATACTGGGAAAGAAGGGTATGTTCATTTATATCATTCTCTATTTGCAACTGGATTATATTTGTTCCCTGCAAAAATTAGTGTTCGACTattgtttcttttctgttttttgaaAAGAGATGAAACAATTTTGGTTTGAGTGGTGATACTTCTATCATCCATCTTGCCAGTGTTATTAATGCATTATGCCATGTCTCATCATTATttcattaaattataaaaatgaaaaaaattctattaacaTTGAGAACAGTATTAAATGCAAGAATGctgacaaaatttattttattgatcgTATATGACCATATTTTCTTGTGTGTGACATGACTATTTTAATTTACATTTGGTTTACCCACCAATCAATGCAATAAGGCAAACCCAGGAAAAAATTTTCCCCTGATTCAACTGCCAATCTGGTTTGTTATAATGTTGTAGAAAAAATCATGGTTAATTTTAGCATACATGTTGTTTAATATTGTATTGTGgccttttgttttaataaaacccTTGTGCCATTAGGGAGCTGGTATTACGTATCCCCATGATATATGCACCCAATTCTCCCACCATTAGGGGTTGAAGGCATTTGGCACAGGTTTGAGGTTTTGGTGCAAAGAAATTGGGAAAACATTAGTAATTGCAGTTTTACTGTTTCTGCAGAAATACGACTGCCAATAGGTTGGCAATGGCATAGAGTTAATGATACATTTGTATATGCTAGAAGAAAGCTTTACGGCATTTGAAAATGTCTGAAAAGGTGCTTAAAGGTTCGACTGATCTATGAATTAGGCATGGCTCACCCTTTTAATCTGAAATTATCTTTACAAGTTTATAAGAACTAAAGAGATTATATTAGTCAAACTCTTAGAATTTCCTTGGGGTTTGAGGTATACCCTAGTGGTTCCAGCACTTCTTTGGGTGCTTAGGCACTGGGGTTCAAACCCCACCAGCCTCCTCCCCCTATTtacctataaaagaaaaaaagtcttAGAATTTCCTTAATACCAATAAGAATTAGAAACGTAcaacatagaaaagaaaatacaagtatTTCGAAGTCATTTGCAAAACTTTTATTAGGCCAAACTTATGTTGTTTGTTAACATGCACATTTTCCATGGAATCCAATAGTGAGCAATTTAATTGTAAAATGGAACTGAAATTTCAAAAGATTGTGTAGTTGAAGAccactaaaaagaaaagaaaatctttgaTGTGATATGTGTTGGTGGATGGTCAAATAGCAATGGGAAAAAGATGAAAGAAGAGGATATTCACCATTGGCCAATCAATATCCAATGAATGTATGTGAAACTTCCCAATAAAGCATGGCTTATTTGTTGATTGATTTTGCAACTCTTGAGAGCGAAAATGCTCATAAACTAACTATGTTTCTTTCAGTAAGAAGCTACAATATGCCCTTAAATTATTCTCATTTCCATGTCCTATATTTAAGTTATCTTCAGCTGGCAGGTTAATATCAGAGTCCTCGCCTCTCCTAATACGATTTCATCCTATCATCTTTCTGCTAAAGgaaaattgacttttttttgggctaaaaaaGGGCAATTTGACTTGaaaaggggggaggggggaattATAAATGCACTTCCAGTGCGGGGGGAGTATCAACACAGGGTTATTATTATGGGCTAAAGCTTTGGATAATTTTGGTAATTTCCTGAAGTCCTGCTTCAACTTGTGGCTATGATAAACACATgcagttgaaagttgaaagcaTGTAGTAGATTCTTTTATACAAACATTATGCTTTGTGTCTTTGACAAACTACATGTTTCTCTACTGATACACACCAGCTAATACATAAGCTATAACACAAACAATAGGCCAGGTTTAGGTGGGTTTTGGTCAGCTTGAGATTAAAATGTTAGCCTAATTGGAAGTCGTCTACCagttattttcaaatataacttttatatgataataatactaaatatattattgagaatattaatttgaattttgcTTAGTTGCCTTATCCTTGCACTTTGGAATATTAAAACGAGCTTTACCTACACTTGATTCATTGATTTATGTAGTTGGTGATCCatcttaagattttttttttcacatgttaCAGAGAGAACAACGGCGCCAAGAATGGGAAGTTTCTTTAGCAAAGGGGTTtgaatcaaaataaaaggatctttgagataaagagaTGGATAAGAAGACAATAGAAGCTTTATACGAGTACCTATTGATTTTCTCATTTATATTCTGTAGATTTTAGTAGACACCAAAGATTTGCAAGAAATTATGACTGATCTCTAGTAAATTATATTCTGTTTCATCTAGGCACTGCTATACTAGATTCCCAGCCAATGTTTTTGTCTTTAAATGGGCTAAATATTTGTACCTAGCTTTTGTTGGAAAAGCTATCTTCTGTACTGTAGCCTTTCTCTTTAAATGGGCATTGCTCTACTGCAGCTCTGCATTGATTTGCGATTGATCATTTGGCTAATATTTCTAGACTCTAGTTCTTGGGCAGGGActgaaattttgggtttatgTCCTCCATTTTTAAAGGTTGGCTCATCATTATGTAAACATTGCAGTGGAGACAAATTATTTCATTCTGCATTATTGGCCAACACTATGTAATGGACTTGAAACATGTGTTTCAATCAGTACTTTTTAAGCCTCATACAAATAGCTTGAACATAGGGCTGAAACCAACTTTCTCATTAATATGTCCAACAAAACCTTAGAATTTTGCGTAAGAGTTTGAatcataggtttttttttttgataaaccgTTTGAATCATAGTTCATATGTAACAatccaaggaaaagcgctagccacatctgcgttatacctcaaaagaactagtcacaattgaggctccttgcagttgttaataaagcctagttCAACCcggtaaatacccgatgtgggactcatcacacatccacacacatcacacaatcaatcaaattggggtatcacaatctctcacacttaaatccctaacgtccttgttagggcccactttgtggggtagtgtctctgagcccacacaggattaccgggccggctctgataccatatgtaacaacccaaggaaaaACGCTAGTCatatctgcgctatacctcaaaaggaccagtcacaattgaggctccttgcagttgttaataaaacccagttcaatccagtaaatacccgatgtgggactcatcacacacccacacacatcacacaatcaatcaaattggggtatcacatCATAAGTAACAGATGTGGCTTGTCTGTAGATCTGAGTGCTAATGACAGAAAGCCCACGAATACTCTTTTGCATATATTAATTtgcttcataatttttttttttttttttttttttttttttttttttaaatgggtgcTTAAGAAAAAGTCACCTGGATCTGGGGGTGCAAATGCACAGGCGGATTCGATACCATGCGATTACCACTACTATATGATACGTAAAAACTAATAAGGCTGTGCCTTTCGTACTCAGGAGCTCTAAGACGTAGAGGCGTGTACTGGTCTTGCTTTTTGCAAGTGTTTGGTCGTCTCTCTATGAGACTCTTAGGTTGACTGTGTAAAGCTAGAGGAGTTGAATATGGTAGAGGAACTAGAACAGCTTTGGAAAAAACTCTCCTTCATGGAGGAGGAAGACGAAGACACAGTCTTGGTAGAGAATAGCACGAAAACAGCAAAAGAACTAGGCAAAAACTGCCTAGTCATGAAGATCCTTACTCGGCGTAGCATCAACATAGAAGCCCTGAGGAAAACCATGAGGATGCTATGGAGGACAAACAAGACTGTTCAAATATCGGAGATTGAAGAAGAACTTTTCCTAGTGGAATTCAGTGAcccaaaagacaaaaagaaaatcttggaAATGTGCCCATGGAGCTTTGAGAAAAATTTGGTGCTTTTATAGGAGTTCTCAGGTGAGCTGGTCCCAAAGGAAGTAGACCTTAAATGGTCACCCTTTTGGGTCCAAATCTCAAACCTCCCTCTTAAAAGCAGAACTAGGGAGATAGGCATGGAGATTGGCAGCAAACTTGGGAAAGTCCTTGAAGTTGATGTCTCGGAGAAAGGCGTTCAATGGGGACGGTACCTACGTGTTAGAATTCAGATGGATGTTACAAAGAAACTTATCCGGGCAAAGAAGGTTAGCATTGAGAATGATGAACCAAGATGTGTTTTATTCAAATACGAAAGACTGCCAAATTTTTGTTACCTGTATGGTAGAATCGGACACAACGAACACGAATGCCCTAAAAAGGGAGAAACCAACGGTGGggtagaaaaggaaaaataccaATATAGGGCTTGGCTGCGCGCCGAATCGATGAAGCATACAGGCTATAGCTTCGAGGCATTTAACCGGAGATCAGAAGAGTCCGATCAGGCCATGGGTGATTCTTGGAAGGAAGCAAGCATAGCTAAAAGGCACGTGCCTCACGTGCCCCAAACTCCCTCATTGGGTGCGGTGACATTAGTCCGAAAAGGTGAGTTGACAACTAGCAATATCCCAGACCTGCCACAAGAAAAAgatattggaaaagaaaattgcaaAAAGCTTGACACTAGATTAACAAAGCAAATAGTCGAGATTCAACACACGACGGCGACAACAGCTCGCATGCTTGGAGAAGCTCAGAACACGACAGAAGGCAAGGGACAAAATGACAAATCCCAGGTGATGCTATGTTCAAATGAGCTAATCACCGAAGGCCTAGTGGCCATGTTATACGAATGTGAAGTGGGCTGGGTCCCTAAAGCCCCTGGACCTAACCCTGCCTATTGGAAACgtattaaaagagaaaagaccAATGATGGGTCACCCATCAAAATGGAGCCAATTGGAACTAAGAGGCCTGGTCCAAGCCCACTCCAAGCTTTGGATCCAAACGTTCCGCACACAAAGAATCAGAAGGCAA
The sequence above is drawn from the Quercus robur chromosome 7, dhQueRobu3.1, whole genome shotgun sequence genome and encodes:
- the LOC126693333 gene encoding uncharacterized protein LOC126693333 isoform X2; amino-acid sequence: MPHRTRPMTALLVFTGLNVALVSTITPVYDFVCFLPYWERRREQRRQEWEVSLAKGFESK
- the LOC126693333 gene encoding uncharacterized protein LOC126693333 isoform X1; the protein is MPHRTRPMTALLVFTGLNVALVSTITPVYDFVCFLPYWERRVNIRVLASPNTISSYHLSAKGKLTFFWAKKGQFDLKRGEGGIINALPVRGEYQHRVIIMG